A portion of the Edaphobacter bradus genome contains these proteins:
- the pyrE gene encoding orotate phosphoribosyltransferase produces MSIDNRTALLNLIATLSFRLGDFTLASGQRSDYYIDCRTTTLHAEGGRLSGLLLYDLIRERFPHAEAVGGLTMGADPLVSNTASASAWHHVHHHRDPLSRDLIHGFLVRKAEKTHGTGRRLEGFHKLGAHVVIVDDVCTTGGSTITAIEATRESGMNVAGVLCLVDREQGGRANIEAIIHDVPFISVFTANDVRAAHIAQQRTT; encoded by the coding sequence ATGTCCATTGATAATCGCACTGCCCTGCTCAACCTGATCGCGACGCTCTCCTTCCGCCTCGGCGACTTCACCCTCGCCAGCGGCCAGAGGTCCGATTACTACATCGACTGCCGCACCACCACCCTCCACGCTGAAGGCGGCCGCCTCTCCGGCCTCCTCCTCTACGACCTCATCCGCGAGCGCTTCCCCCACGCCGAGGCCGTCGGCGGACTCACCATGGGAGCCGACCCCCTCGTCTCCAACACCGCCAGCGCCTCCGCCTGGCACCACGTGCATCACCACCGCGACCCGCTCAGCAGAGATCTGATTCACGGCTTCCTCGTCCGCAAGGCCGAAAAGACCCACGGAACCGGCCGCCGCCTCGAGGGCTTCCACAAGCTAGGCGCCCACGTCGTCATCGTCGACGACGTCTGCACCACCGGAGGCTCCACCATTACCGCCATCGAAGCCACCCGAGAATCCGGCATGAACGTCGCCGGAGTCCTCTGCCTCGTAGACCGCGAACAGGGAGGCCGAGCCAACATCGAAGCCATCATCCATGACGTCCCCTTCATCTCCGTCTTCACCGCCAACGACGTCCGCGCCGCCCACATCGCGCAGCAAAGGACAACATGA
- a CDS encoding PEP-CTERM sorting domain-containing protein, whose product MRKQILAFGILVLCGMAVAHATTLTPGSTVAASTLSFGGAPVQFLGGPMVSNGITSNYASTAYSDPSNVYCSGCLDFVYQIDPTGGKGSVTDVVQSNFDHFLTSVGFSAQPGQAVPTSISRSADGSLIDFFFANGDPINTFSAFLVVETNVTNFSRVGTIGLVPQTAGTALDIEPMPEPASFVLLGSGLIGLAGLAKRKLLG is encoded by the coding sequence ATGCGGAAACAGATTCTGGCTTTTGGGATTTTGGTTCTTTGCGGTATGGCTGTCGCGCATGCAACGACTCTAACCCCTGGGTCGACCGTCGCGGCATCCACGCTCAGTTTTGGTGGGGCGCCGGTACAGTTTCTCGGTGGTCCGATGGTCAGCAACGGCATTACTTCGAACTATGCCTCGACGGCTTATAGCGATCCAAGCAACGTCTACTGTTCCGGTTGCCTGGACTTTGTCTATCAGATCGATCCAACTGGTGGGAAGGGCTCGGTTACAGATGTGGTCCAGTCTAATTTTGACCACTTTTTGACGAGCGTCGGTTTTTCGGCCCAACCGGGGCAGGCGGTTCCTACGTCCATCTCACGCAGCGCGGATGGATCGCTGATCGATTTCTTCTTTGCCAATGGAGATCCGATCAATACGTTCAGCGCGTTTCTCGTCGTTGAGACCAATGTTACGAACTTCAGCAGGGTTGGAACGATTGGCCTGGTCCCTCAGACTGCGGGAACAGCTCTCGACATCGAGCCAATGCCTGAGCCGGCCTCGTTCGTGCTGCTGGGAAGCGGTCTGATCGGTCTGGCGGGCTTGGCAAAGCGGAAGTTACTCGGATAA
- a CDS encoding FG-GAP repeat domain-containing protein: protein MRLTIIPLFLLSLAAIAQAQDPSHATEFRKPTPGPGPDGTLNPTFLVHRLGNDHAEGITTLDMNNDGYPDLLSGAYWYENPGPNAGEWKQHQYRTVGIHGEFVSDCGEWTIDVNHDGHPDVVTAGWITNGLWWYENPNKPGVMWQKHLIADSYDTEGGVMADINGDGVPDIALAHYNHSGVLWVDFSGATPRVHHVGGKEQDGHGIGIADIDGDGKPDILTPYGWFRNIDANNDKWEWHPDWRLGDTGFPILGYDVNNDGKLDLIYGQGHSYGLYWLEQSGTPEHRIWTRHAIDESFSQSHALLLADIDGDGQAELITGKRYRGHSGDDPGSYDPPVLYAYKINRKDTTFTRIPLSVNSTATAGTQILALDLDKDGDIDIATAGKLGVHVLENLTINNVPKSMREAQQPLERQWPFPGEGEQVEQEDGPH from the coding sequence ATGCGCCTAACCATCATCCCGCTCTTTCTACTCTCGCTCGCCGCCATCGCCCAAGCGCAGGACCCCTCCCACGCCACCGAGTTCCGCAAGCCCACTCCCGGCCCCGGCCCCGACGGCACCCTCAACCCCACCTTCCTCGTTCACCGCCTCGGCAACGACCACGCCGAAGGCATCACCACCCTCGACATGAACAACGACGGTTACCCTGACCTCCTCAGCGGAGCCTACTGGTACGAGAACCCCGGCCCCAACGCCGGCGAGTGGAAGCAGCATCAATACCGCACCGTTGGCATCCACGGCGAGTTCGTCTCCGATTGCGGCGAGTGGACCATCGACGTCAACCACGACGGCCACCCCGACGTTGTCACCGCCGGCTGGATCACCAACGGCCTCTGGTGGTACGAAAATCCCAACAAGCCCGGCGTCATGTGGCAGAAGCACCTCATCGCCGACAGCTATGACACCGAAGGCGGCGTCATGGCCGACATCAACGGCGACGGCGTCCCCGACATCGCGCTCGCCCACTACAACCACTCCGGCGTCCTCTGGGTCGACTTCTCCGGCGCCACCCCGCGCGTCCATCACGTCGGCGGCAAAGAGCAGGATGGCCACGGCATCGGCATCGCCGACATCGACGGCGACGGCAAGCCCGACATCCTCACCCCCTACGGCTGGTTCCGCAACATCGACGCCAACAACGACAAGTGGGAGTGGCATCCCGACTGGCGCCTCGGCGATACCGGATTCCCCATCCTCGGCTACGACGTCAACAACGACGGCAAGCTCGACCTCATCTACGGCCAGGGCCACAGCTACGGCCTCTACTGGCTCGAACAATCAGGAACACCCGAACACCGCATCTGGACCCGCCACGCCATCGACGAGTCCTTCTCCCAGTCCCACGCACTCCTGCTCGCCGACATCGACGGCGACGGCCAAGCCGAACTCATCACCGGCAAGCGCTACCGCGGCCACTCCGGCGACGACCCCGGCTCCTACGACCCACCCGTGCTCTACGCATACAAGATCAACCGCAAGGACACCACCTTCACCCGCATCCCGCTCTCCGTCAACTCCACAGCCACCGCTGGCACTCAGATCCTCGCTCTCGACCTAGACAAAGACGGCGACATCGACATCGCCACGGCTGGCAAACTCGGCGTCCACGTCCTGGAAAACCTGACAATCAACAACGTCCCCAAGTCCATGCGTGAGGCCCAGCAACCCCTCGAGCGCCAGTGGCCCTTCCCTGGCGAAGGAGAACAGGTCGAACAGGAGGACGGTCCCCACTAA
- a CDS encoding Gfo/Idh/MocA family protein has translation MTMLNRRTFVQLAGTAAAGAHLQTLTALTPQAPPQPTAANNNIQFALIGAGIQGQNDTRVALQVPGTKLVAVADCYDGRLTHSKELWGNGTPNNVDLFTTRDYREILSRPGIDAVIIATPDHWHKQAAIDAMRAGKDVYLEKPMIHLYSDGPEMISTARSTNRILQVGSQRVSSVIYAKAKELLASGAIGQLNMVSARWDRNSSLGAWNYTVPPDASPETCDWPLFLGSAPKIPWNAEHFFQWRKWTDYSSGVAGDLFVHLFSGTHFITGANGPTRAMATGGLRFWKDGRNVPDVLLALFDYPQGFNLSLRVNFVDGGEESEGFLFTGSEGTLEITGNAVTVNRVPLEKEPGYTISTFATATQQQFLEQYRQKYASTPTGTPYAGVEKFVAPHGYSDSYDHFHNFFSSVRTRKQPVEDATFGFRAAGAALLSNLSLERGSIIHWNPETMKLT, from the coding sequence ATGACCATGCTGAACCGCCGCACCTTCGTCCAGCTCGCGGGCACCGCAGCCGCCGGAGCGCATCTGCAAACCCTCACAGCCCTCACGCCTCAGGCTCCTCCGCAACCGACCGCCGCAAACAACAACATCCAGTTCGCGCTCATCGGGGCCGGCATTCAGGGCCAGAACGACACCCGGGTCGCCCTTCAGGTCCCGGGCACAAAACTAGTCGCCGTCGCCGACTGCTACGACGGCCGCCTCACCCACTCCAAGGAGCTCTGGGGCAACGGCACCCCCAACAACGTCGACCTCTTCACCACGCGCGACTATCGCGAGATCCTCTCACGCCCCGGCATCGACGCCGTCATCATCGCCACCCCCGACCACTGGCACAAGCAGGCCGCCATCGACGCCATGCGCGCCGGCAAGGACGTCTACCTCGAAAAGCCGATGATTCACCTCTACTCCGACGGCCCCGAGATGATCTCCACCGCCCGCTCCACCAACCGCATCCTCCAGGTCGGCAGCCAGCGCGTCAGCTCCGTCATCTACGCCAAAGCCAAGGAGCTCCTCGCCTCCGGAGCCATCGGCCAGCTCAACATGGTCTCCGCCCGCTGGGACCGCAACTCCTCCCTCGGCGCCTGGAACTACACCGTCCCTCCCGACGCCAGTCCTGAGACCTGCGACTGGCCGCTCTTCCTCGGCTCCGCCCCAAAAATTCCGTGGAACGCCGAGCACTTCTTTCAGTGGCGCAAATGGACAGACTACTCGAGCGGGGTCGCCGGCGACCTCTTCGTCCACCTCTTCAGCGGAACTCACTTCATCACCGGAGCCAACGGCCCCACGCGCGCCATGGCCACCGGCGGACTCCGCTTCTGGAAGGACGGCCGCAACGTCCCCGACGTCCTGCTCGCCCTTTTCGACTACCCTCAGGGCTTCAACCTCAGCCTCCGCGTCAACTTCGTCGACGGCGGGGAAGAGAGCGAGGGATTCCTCTTCACTGGCTCCGAAGGTACCCTCGAGATCACCGGCAACGCCGTCACCGTCAACCGCGTCCCCCTCGAGAAGGAACCCGGCTACACCATCAGCACCTTCGCCACCGCCACCCAGCAGCAGTTCCTCGAGCAGTATCGCCAGAAGTATGCCTCCACGCCCACCGGCACTCCCTACGCGGGAGTCGAAAAGTTCGTAGCGCCGCACGGCTACTCCGACAGCTACGACCACTTCCACAACTTCTTCTCCTCCGTCCGCACCCGCAAGCAGCCCGTCGAAGACGCCACCTTCGGCTTCCGCGCCGCCGGAGCCGCACTACTCAGCAATCTCAGCCTCGAACGCGGCTCCATCATCCACTGGAACCCCGAAACCATGAAGCTCACATGA
- a CDS encoding amidase, producing MPRSRREFLSQSALGLVAAAITTPEALTQNPATPTPGAPPAFGTAPAVGPEVSAATFTEAEKLVQVNMTPADVSQAAGNWRNAMAGLYERRVGPRKISIPTTIAPYSRWQAALPSEHPIPTQDSFIRTAADPGPLPSSDEAIAYSPVTHLSRWLETRKLSSERLTRIYLDRIQRFNPKLNCVITLTADHALDRARGADAEIAAGHYRGPLHGIPWGAKDLLDTANIPTTYGAEPFRNRIPANDATVTRRLNDAGAVLIAKLSLGALALNDIWFGGQTVNPWLLEEGSSGSSAGPGAATAAGLVAFAIGSETGGSIVSPSMRCGVTGLRPTYGRVPRTGAMTLCWSLDKLGPMARTVEDTMLVLNAITGAETGPGPRDLSCVPSHLNFDATAPVQGLRVGYFPQWMKEAPATDVDRAALAALSKLGMTSVEVSLPDWPYDSLDIILFAESAAAFEEITLNHAVDQLKAQVPDAWPNTFRQSRFLSAVDFVQADRFRRMVAEEMARIMSQVDLLLVPSLRDEMLTLTNFTGHPSLTFRAGFVEVSEARSDWAPDPNHPLPKFSPPRRVPYGITLIGRLFDEGTIARAGLALERHFNVAAETPPGF from the coding sequence ATGCCCAGATCACGCAGAGAATTCCTGTCTCAGTCAGCTCTCGGCCTCGTAGCCGCCGCCATCACCACCCCCGAAGCCCTCACACAAAACCCCGCCACCCCCACGCCAGGCGCGCCTCCCGCCTTCGGCACCGCTCCCGCAGTCGGTCCCGAAGTCTCCGCGGCTACCTTCACCGAGGCCGAAAAGCTCGTTCAGGTCAACATGACGCCAGCCGACGTCTCTCAAGCAGCGGGCAACTGGCGCAACGCCATGGCGGGTCTCTACGAGCGCCGCGTCGGCCCACGCAAGATCTCCATCCCCACCACTATCGCGCCATATTCCCGCTGGCAGGCCGCGCTCCCCAGCGAACACCCGATTCCCACTCAAGACAGCTTCATCCGTACGGCAGCCGATCCCGGACCACTTCCCTCATCCGATGAAGCCATTGCCTACTCTCCCGTCACCCATCTCTCCCGCTGGCTCGAAACCCGCAAGCTCTCGAGCGAACGCCTCACGCGCATCTACCTCGACCGCATCCAGCGCTTCAATCCCAAGCTCAACTGCGTAATCACCCTCACCGCCGACCACGCGCTCGACCGGGCCCGGGGCGCCGACGCCGAGATCGCCGCCGGCCACTACCGCGGTCCGCTTCACGGCATCCCCTGGGGAGCCAAGGACCTCCTCGACACCGCCAACATCCCCACCACCTACGGCGCCGAGCCCTTCCGCAACCGCATCCCGGCCAACGACGCCACCGTTACCCGGCGCCTCAACGACGCCGGTGCCGTCCTCATCGCCAAGCTCTCGCTCGGAGCCCTGGCCCTCAACGACATCTGGTTCGGCGGCCAGACCGTCAACCCCTGGCTCCTCGAAGAAGGCTCCTCCGGCTCTTCCGCCGGTCCCGGAGCCGCCACCGCCGCAGGCCTCGTCGCCTTTGCTATCGGCAGCGAAACCGGAGGCAGCATCGTCTCGCCCTCCATGCGCTGCGGAGTCACCGGCCTGCGCCCCACCTACGGCCGCGTCCCCCGCACTGGAGCCATGACCCTCTGCTGGTCGCTCGACAAGCTAGGCCCCATGGCCCGCACCGTCGAAGACACCATGCTCGTCCTCAACGCCATCACCGGAGCCGAGACCGGTCCCGGCCCGCGCGACCTCTCTTGCGTCCCCAGCCATCTCAACTTCGACGCCACCGCGCCCGTGCAAGGCCTCCGCGTAGGCTACTTCCCCCAATGGATGAAAGAAGCCCCCGCCACCGACGTCGATCGCGCCGCCCTCGCCGCGCTGTCCAAACTCGGCATGACTTCCGTCGAGGTCTCCCTCCCCGACTGGCCCTACGACTCGCTCGACATCATTCTCTTCGCCGAGTCCGCCGCCGCCTTCGAAGAAATCACCCTCAACCACGCCGTCGACCAGCTCAAAGCCCAGGTCCCCGACGCCTGGCCCAACACCTTCCGCCAGTCGCGCTTCCTCTCCGCGGTCGACTTCGTCCAGGCCGACCGCTTCCGCCGCATGGTCGCCGAAGAGATGGCCCGCATCATGTCGCAAGTCGACCTCCTCCTCGTCCCATCCCTCCGCGACGAGATGCTCACCCTTACCAACTTCACCGGCCACCCCTCGCTTACCTTCCGCGCTGGCTTCGTCGAGGTCTCCGAGGCCCGCAGCGACTGGGCGCCCGACCCCAACCATCCCCTGCCGAAGTTCAGTCCGCCCCGCCGGGTCCCTTACGGCATCACCCTCATCGGCCGCCTCTTCGACGAAGGCACCATCGCCCGCGCCGGCCTCGCCCTCGAGCGCCACTTCAACGTAGCCGCCGAAACCCCGCCAGGGTTCTAG
- a CDS encoding P1 family peptidase: MHRREFARNLLGLPLAAAIPPSAYAAALDPIAMPPGGSIADVPGLKVGHHTRTDRPTGCTVMLCEEGATAGVDVRGSAPGTRETDLLSPTNVVDKINAIVLSGGSAYGLETATGVMRYLEEHNAGYKIGKLGVVPIVPAAILMDLGVGNFKIRPTAEDGYSACKAAVSGPITEGNVGAGAGATIGKMFGPGFAMKSGLGTASVTIGDTGIVVGAIVAVNAVGDVIDPHSGKIVAGARSEAGKGFRDSMAAIMNGYRVVVQNAANTTIGCVATNAPFTKVQTTKIAQMAHDGYARAINPVHTMADGDTIFAMSTGTAKVQADVTAIGAIAAVVMSRAIVRAAMNASSLPDLHLPAYKDYVGRS; encoded by the coding sequence ATGCATCGCCGTGAATTCGCCCGCAATCTCTTAGGACTTCCTCTCGCCGCCGCGATCCCTCCCTCCGCCTACGCGGCAGCGCTCGACCCCATTGCGATGCCTCCCGGCGGCTCCATCGCTGACGTCCCCGGCCTCAAGGTTGGCCACCACACCCGCACCGACCGCCCCACCGGCTGCACCGTCATGCTCTGCGAAGAAGGCGCCACAGCCGGTGTCGACGTCCGCGGCTCCGCCCCCGGGACCCGCGAAACCGACCTCCTCTCACCGACAAACGTGGTCGACAAGATCAACGCCATCGTCCTGTCTGGCGGTTCTGCGTACGGCCTCGAAACGGCCACCGGAGTCATGCGCTACCTCGAAGAGCACAACGCCGGCTACAAGATCGGTAAATTGGGCGTCGTCCCCATCGTCCCCGCTGCAATCCTCATGGACCTCGGCGTCGGCAACTTCAAGATCCGCCCCACCGCCGAAGACGGCTACTCCGCCTGCAAGGCTGCGGTCAGCGGCCCCATCACCGAAGGCAACGTAGGTGCAGGCGCTGGAGCCACCATCGGCAAGATGTTCGGCCCCGGCTTCGCCATGAAGTCCGGCCTCGGCACCGCCAGCGTCACCATCGGCGACACCGGCATCGTCGTCGGAGCCATCGTAGCCGTCAACGCCGTCGGCGACGTCATCGACCCGCACAGCGGCAAGATCGTCGCCGGCGCCCGCAGCGAAGCCGGCAAGGGCTTCCGCGATTCCATGGCCGCCATCATGAACGGCTACCGCGTCGTCGTGCAGAACGCCGCCAATACCACCATTGGCTGCGTCGCCACCAACGCCCCCTTCACTAAAGTCCAGACGACCAAGATCGCTCAGATGGCCCACGACGGCTACGCCCGCGCCATCAACCCCGTTCACACCATGGCCGACGGCGACACCATCTTCGCCATGTCAACCGGTACAGCCAAGGTCCAGGCCGACGTCACCGCCATCGGAGCCATCGCTGCCGTCGTCATGTCGCGCGCCATCGTCCGCGCCGCCATGAACGCATCCAGTCTGCCCGACCTCCACCTTCCCGCATACAAAGACTACGTAGGCCGCTCCTGA
- a CDS encoding sodium:solute symporter family protein codes for MNLYLVALLAYSIFLMVLGLVISRRVKNSSDFLVAGRSLGPGRLFATFLAANIGAGSTVGATGLGYSFGLSAWWWVGSASIGTLILSQFLGPRLWTIAKQHNLATLQDFLEFRYSKSVKALIAVLFWCGSLAILAGQIIAIAWILETVAAIPKWQGCIIGGLVAIVYCTAGGLMASAFVNMFELAVTMSGLLLAVPFAIHAVGGWTTLHTLVAAHQTTSTNMFTIVGAGPKQVFAWIAILVPSFMISPGLVQKIYGARDTRTVRLGVGLNSLGQAIFAFVPPILGLCALAALPHLAKAELALPAAMKLLLPKWLGVWTLASIFSAELSATDAILFMLSTSLAVDLYKTFLNPGISQQKLLIASRIASVAAGIIGILLAAVLPSIIAAVSIFYSLIAVALFVPVIAGLYSRRVLSSAAITSIIAAIAATLITRQLTANAGYGIFSPAAIGIATAAIVMLAFRVLYPQQAPKNISFAGGTNAS; via the coding sequence ATGAACCTTTACCTCGTCGCCCTGCTCGCCTACTCAATCTTCCTGATGGTTCTCGGGCTCGTCATCAGCCGCCGCGTCAAGAACTCCTCTGACTTCCTCGTCGCCGGCCGCAGCCTCGGTCCGGGTAGACTCTTCGCCACCTTCCTCGCCGCCAACATCGGCGCTGGCTCCACGGTCGGCGCCACCGGCCTCGGCTACAGCTTCGGCCTCTCCGCCTGGTGGTGGGTCGGCTCAGCTTCCATAGGCACGCTCATACTCTCGCAGTTCCTTGGCCCACGCCTCTGGACGATCGCCAAGCAACACAACCTCGCCACGCTCCAGGACTTCCTCGAATTCCGCTACAGCAAATCCGTCAAAGCTCTTATCGCCGTCCTCTTTTGGTGCGGCTCCCTTGCCATCCTCGCTGGCCAGATCATCGCCATCGCCTGGATCCTCGAGACTGTCGCCGCAATCCCCAAGTGGCAGGGCTGCATTATCGGCGGCCTCGTTGCCATCGTCTACTGCACCGCCGGCGGACTCATGGCCTCGGCCTTCGTCAATATGTTCGAGCTCGCCGTCACCATGTCCGGCCTGCTCCTCGCCGTCCCCTTCGCGATCCACGCCGTCGGCGGCTGGACAACCCTCCACACCCTTGTTGCCGCGCATCAAACCACATCCACAAATATGTTCACCATCGTCGGAGCAGGCCCCAAACAGGTCTTCGCCTGGATCGCCATCCTCGTCCCATCCTTCATGATCTCCCCCGGCCTCGTTCAGAAAATCTACGGTGCCCGCGACACCCGCACCGTCCGCCTCGGCGTCGGCCTCAACTCACTCGGCCAGGCCATCTTCGCCTTCGTCCCACCTATCCTCGGCCTCTGTGCCCTCGCCGCTCTCCCACATCTCGCCAAGGCCGAACTCGCCCTGCCCGCCGCCATGAAGCTCCTGCTCCCGAAATGGCTAGGCGTCTGGACCCTGGCCTCCATCTTCTCCGCAGAGCTCTCCGCCACCGACGCTATCCTCTTCATGCTCTCCACCTCGCTCGCCGTCGACCTCTACAAGACCTTCCTCAACCCCGGAATCTCGCAGCAGAAACTCCTAATCGCCAGCCGCATCGCCTCCGTCGCCGCGGGCATCATCGGAATCCTCCTCGCCGCCGTCCTCCCCTCCATCATCGCGGCCGTCAGCATCTTCTACTCGCTCATCGCCGTCGCGCTCTTCGTCCCCGTCATCGCCGGCCTCTACTCCCGCCGCGTTCTCTCCTCGGCCGCCATCACCAGCATCATCGCGGCCATCGCCGCAACGCTCATCACGCGCCAACTCACTGCGAACGCAGGCTACGGAATCTTCTCACCCGCCGCCATCGGAATCGCCACCGCAGCCATCGTCATGCTCGCCTTCCGAGTCCTCTATCCGCAGCAGGCACCGAAAAACATCTCCTTCGCCGGAGGAACCAATGCAAGCTAA